From the Chryseobacterium sp. G0201 genome, the window ATATTTTTATCTTTATGTAATTCTAAAAAATTCAAATATTCGTCAACATCATTGTTTAATATTAAACGAAAAACTTGATTAGTCAGTAAAACATTATTAAATGCTTAATAGTTATGTGTTTAAGGTCTATTTTCGTTAAAGTGTTATTTTAAACATAATTTTCTTTTAGCATAATGTTTAAAATTTTAAGATTTATTAACAGTTGTAGCCAAAATAATTTTATATTTGGGTTATATAATAATAGTCTATGAAAAAAATATTAGTATCAACTGCTTTATTGGCGGGTGTTCTATCTTACGCCGGAGGCTTCAGAGTGTCTCTGCAAGGGGTAAAGCAATTGGCAATGGCACATACTAGTGCGCATGCTGAGGATGCAAGTGTGGCATTCTTTAACCCGGCGGGTATGTCATTCATTCCTTCGAGACTGAGTATTGCAGTCGGAGGTTTTGCTGCAGGTAATAAAGTTACCTTCCAGAATACAAATACTCTGCAAAGTACAGAGACGGATAATCCTATGGGAACTCCTCTTTATGCAGCAATTGCTTATAGGCCGATTGAGAAATTATCAGTTGGTTTCAGTTTTTCTACCCCTTTCGGTAGTACGATTGAGTATCCAAGTGATTGGGAAGGAAAAGAAATGGTTCAGAGACTTGAGCTGAAGGCTTTCTATTTTCAGCCAATGATTTCATATAAATTTAATGATTGGTTTGCATTTGGTGCGAGTTATATCTATGCAAAAGGAGATGTGAAATGGGATAAGGCTATTACACAATTTGGAGGAGAGCTTAATCTTGACAGTAAAGCAAGCGGACATGGATATGGTTTTGGTTTCTATTTCAGACCAGATCCAAAGCTTGATGTAAGTGTCGCTTACCGTTCACCAGTTGATATGAAAGCTAAGAAGGGAACAGCAACTTTCAGCTTCCCGACAGCTTCTATCTATCCGTTATTAGGTCTTGATGCATCAGGAAAAGATAGTTTCTCTGCAACATTGCCTTTGGTTGAAGAGTATACTATTGGTTTGACGTATAAGATTACTCCAAAATGGTTGATTTCAGCAGATTTCAACTACCATGGATGGGAAAGATACAGTAAATTGACGTTGGATTTTGGCAATGCTCCGGTTGGAAATCAGCCATCAGATCCTACAGTTTCTGTTTCTCCTAAAAACTTTCACAACACTAAAACATTTAGGCTAGGAACTCAATATGCATTTACAGATAAGATCTTTGGTCGTCTTGGTGCTTATTATGACGAATCTCCATATACTGATGAAAACTTTATTCCTGAAACACCTTCATATAATACATATGTTGTAACAGGTGGGGTTGGATTTAAACTAAAACAATTCGGAGTTGATGTTTCTGGAGGATATGCAATGCCTCAGGCAAGAGACGTGAAAAATGCTAATCTTGGTTTCTACGGACAATCTACTGCAACAGCATTTTATGTAGGTCTAGGTTTATCTTATAATCCTTTTTAATTGAAAGACTATGAAAAAAATTATAATTTCTACAATCGCTATTTCCGCGTTACTTTTTACAACGAGTTGCGAAAATGAATTTGATACAGACGTAAAGGACATTGTTGTAAGTAAAGGTGAAGCTGATTTTACTAAGTATGTTTCTTTAGGAAACTCATTAACTTCAGGTTATAGAGACGGTGCTCTTTATATTGATGGGCAAAATGAATCTTACCCTTCAATGATTGCTCAGCAAATGAAACTTGTGGGTGGAGGAGATTTCAGACAGCCTTTAATGGCTGATAATAATGGGGGTCTTCTTCTTAATGTTGGTGTAAATGTCCAGATCGCTACTACAAAACTTTATATTGATAGCTTTATTGCAGGTGCTCCGGACATAAAAAATGCAAATAACAACGTTGCAACAACTTTAACAAATACTGTTTTAGCGGGTCCTTTCAATAATATGGGAGTTCCGGGAGCTAAAGTTTCTCATTTATTAGCTCCGGGTTACGGAAACGTTTCGGGAGTTTTAGCAAAAACGGCAAATCCTTATTTCGTAAGATTTGCATCAAGCCCAACTACTTCGGTTATTGCGGATTTTAAAGCTCAAAATCCTACATTCTTTTCTTTATGGATAGGTAATAATGATGCTTTATTATACGCTTTGGCGGGTGCTGATAGTTCAGTAGA encodes:
- a CDS encoding OmpP1/FadL family transporter, which translates into the protein MKKILVSTALLAGVLSYAGGFRVSLQGVKQLAMAHTSAHAEDASVAFFNPAGMSFIPSRLSIAVGGFAAGNKVTFQNTNTLQSTETDNPMGTPLYAAIAYRPIEKLSVGFSFSTPFGSTIEYPSDWEGKEMVQRLELKAFYFQPMISYKFNDWFAFGASYIYAKGDVKWDKAITQFGGELNLDSKASGHGYGFGFYFRPDPKLDVSVAYRSPVDMKAKKGTATFSFPTASIYPLLGLDASGKDSFSATLPLVEEYTIGLTYKITPKWLISADFNYHGWERYSKLTLDFGNAPVGNQPSDPTVSVSPKNFHNTKTFRLGTQYAFTDKIFGRLGAYYDESPYTDENFIPETPSYNTYVVTGGVGFKLKQFGVDVSGGYAMPQARDVKNANLGFYGQSTATAFYVGLGLSYNPF